Proteins encoded within one genomic window of Streptomyces sp. NBC_00523:
- a CDS encoding GtrA family protein — protein sequence MSERGALRARLELLAREVAKFGVVGVVGLVVNIAVSNLLWRYTEIPTVRAGLLATFVAILCNYVGFRHWTYRDRDKTGRTRELTLFLLFSAVGAVIETGVLYVATYGFGWDTPVQSNVFKIVGIGVATLFRFWSYRTWVFKALPAPSEGVADKEALVTVPAPAVRVEVDPARR from the coding sequence ATGAGCGAGCGAGGCGCACTGCGGGCCCGGCTGGAGCTGCTGGCCCGGGAGGTCGCCAAGTTCGGCGTGGTCGGCGTGGTCGGCCTGGTGGTCAACATCGCCGTGTCCAACCTGCTGTGGCGGTACACGGAGATCCCGACCGTGCGGGCCGGGCTGCTCGCCACGTTCGTGGCGATCCTCTGCAACTACGTGGGCTTCCGCCACTGGACGTACCGCGACCGCGACAAGACCGGCCGCACCCGTGAGCTGACCCTGTTCCTGCTGTTCAGCGCGGTGGGCGCGGTGATCGAGACCGGCGTGCTGTACGTGGCGACGTACGGGTTCGGCTGGGACACCCCGGTCCAGAGCAACGTCTTCAAGATCGTCGGGATCGGCGTCGCGACGCTGTTCCGCTTCTGGTCCTACCGGACGTGGGTCTTCAAGGCGCTGCCCGCGCCTTCGGAGGGCGTTGCCGACAAAGAGGCCCTGGTGACGGTGCCCGCGCCCGCGGTGCGGGTCGAGGTGGATCCGGCGCGTCGGTAG
- a CDS encoding UDP-glucose dehydrogenase family protein, translated as MALRITVIGTGYLGATHAAAMAELGFEVLGLDVVPEKIEMLSAGKVPMYEPGLEEMLQRHVAGIEGATGRLRFTTSWEEVAEFGDVHFVCTNTPQKHGEYACDMSYVDSAFNSLAPLLNRPALVVGKSTVPVGSAARLAARLAELAPVGADAELAWNPEFLREGFAVDDTLHPDRIVVGVTSERAEKLLREVYAVPVAEGSPFVVTDYPTAELVKTAANSFLATKISFINAMAEVCEAADGDVAKLAEAIGHDERIGSKFLRAGIGFGGGCLPKDIRAFMARAGELGADQALTFLREVDSINMRRRGHMVELAREAVGGDSFLGKRVAVLGATFKPDSDDVRDSPALNVAGQIHLQGGQVTVFDPKGMENARRIFPTLGYAESALDAVRGADVVLHLTEWREFRDLDAEALGAVAGHRIILDGRNALDPVAWREAGWTFRAMGRPTA; from the coding sequence ATGGCCCTCAGGATCACCGTGATCGGCACCGGCTATCTCGGCGCCACACACGCCGCGGCCATGGCGGAGCTGGGCTTCGAGGTCCTGGGTCTCGATGTCGTGCCGGAGAAGATCGAGATGCTGTCGGCCGGCAAGGTCCCGATGTACGAGCCGGGCCTGGAGGAGATGCTCCAGCGGCACGTCGCGGGCATCGAGGGGGCCACGGGACGGCTGCGGTTCACCACCTCGTGGGAGGAGGTGGCGGAGTTCGGCGACGTGCACTTCGTGTGCACCAACACTCCGCAGAAGCACGGCGAGTACGCCTGTGACATGTCCTACGTCGACAGCGCCTTCAACTCGCTCGCGCCGCTCCTCAACCGCCCCGCCCTCGTCGTCGGCAAGTCCACCGTGCCCGTCGGCTCCGCCGCCCGCCTCGCCGCCCGCCTCGCGGAGCTGGCCCCCGTGGGCGCGGACGCGGAGCTGGCCTGGAACCCGGAGTTCCTGCGCGAGGGCTTCGCGGTGGACGACACCCTGCACCCGGACCGGATCGTCGTCGGCGTGACGAGTGAGCGGGCCGAGAAGCTGCTGCGCGAGGTGTACGCCGTCCCGGTCGCGGAGGGCTCCCCGTTCGTCGTGACGGACTACCCGACCGCCGAACTGGTGAAGACCGCCGCCAACTCCTTCCTGGCGACCAAGATCTCGTTCATCAACGCCATGGCCGAGGTCTGCGAGGCCGCCGACGGCGACGTGGCGAAGCTCGCCGAGGCGATCGGCCACGACGAGCGCATCGGAAGTAAGTTCCTGCGGGCCGGCATCGGCTTCGGCGGCGGCTGCCTCCCCAAGGACATCCGCGCCTTCATGGCCCGCGCCGGTGAGCTGGGCGCCGACCAGGCGCTGACGTTCCTGCGCGAGGTCGACTCGATCAACATGCGCCGCCGGGGCCACATGGTCGAGCTGGCCCGGGAGGCCGTGGGCGGCGACTCCTTCCTCGGCAAGCGGGTCGCCGTGCTGGGCGCCACCTTCAAGCCCGACTCGGACGACGTACGCGACTCGCCCGCGCTCAACGTGGCCGGCCAGATCCACCTCCAGGGCGGCCAGGTGACCGTCTTCGACCCGAAGGGCATGGAGAACGCCCGCCGCATCTTCCCCACCCTCGGTTACGCGGAGAGCGCGCTCGACGCGGTGCGCGGCGCGGACGTCGTGCTGCACCTGACGGAGTGGCGCGAGTTCCGCGACCTGGACGCGGAGGCGCTGGGCGCGGTCGCGGGCCACCGGATCATCCTCGACGGGCGCAACGCCCTCGACCCGGTCGCGTGGCGCGAGGCCGGCTGGACCTTCCGCGCGATGGGGCGCCCGACGGCCTGA
- a CDS encoding 5-(carboxyamino)imidazole ribonucleotide synthase has product MTFPVVGMVGGGQLARMTHEAGIPLGIKFKLLSDTAQDSAAQVAGEVVVGDYRDLETLRAFARGCDVITFDHEHVPTEHLRALEADGIPVRPGPDALVHAQDKGVMRAKLTEIGAPCPRHRIVKDPADVVAFAAEGGGFPVVLKTVRGGYDGKGVWVVRSEADAAEPFRAGVPVLAEEKVDFVRELAANIVRSPHGQAVAYPVVESIQVDGVCDTVIAPAPELDEGLAGEAQQLALRIASELGVVGHLAVELFETRDGRILVNELAMRPHNSGHWTMDGAITSQFANHVRAVLDLPLGDPRPRAPWTVMCNVLGGDYPDMYQGYLHCMARDPQLKIHMYGKDVKPGRKVGHVNTYGDDLADVRERARHAADYLRGTITE; this is encoded by the coding sequence GTGACGTTCCCGGTAGTCGGCATGGTCGGTGGCGGTCAGCTCGCCCGTATGACCCACGAGGCGGGCATCCCCCTCGGCATCAAGTTCAAGCTCCTCAGCGACACCGCTCAGGACTCCGCGGCCCAGGTGGCGGGTGAGGTCGTCGTAGGCGACTACCGCGACCTGGAGACGCTGAGGGCCTTCGCGCGCGGCTGTGACGTGATCACCTTCGATCACGAGCACGTGCCCACCGAGCATCTGCGGGCCCTGGAGGCGGACGGCATTCCCGTGCGCCCCGGCCCCGACGCTCTGGTGCACGCCCAGGACAAGGGGGTGATGCGCGCGAAGCTCACCGAGATCGGCGCGCCCTGCCCCCGCCACCGCATCGTGAAGGACCCGGCCGACGTCGTGGCCTTCGCCGCGGAGGGCGGTGGCTTCCCGGTCGTCCTCAAGACCGTGCGCGGCGGCTACGACGGCAAGGGCGTCTGGGTGGTCCGCTCCGAGGCGGACGCGGCCGAGCCGTTCCGGGCCGGTGTCCCGGTGCTCGCCGAGGAGAAGGTCGACTTCGTACGGGAGCTGGCGGCCAACATCGTCCGCTCGCCGCACGGCCAGGCCGTGGCCTACCCGGTCGTCGAGTCCATCCAGGTCGACGGCGTCTGCGACACGGTGATCGCCCCGGCGCCCGAGCTGGACGAGGGCCTGGCGGGCGAGGCCCAGCAGCTCGCGCTGCGCATCGCCTCCGAGCTGGGCGTCGTCGGGCACCTCGCGGTCGAGCTGTTCGAGACCCGCGACGGCCGCATCCTGGTCAACGAGCTGGCCATGCGCCCGCACAACTCCGGCCACTGGACCATGGACGGCGCGATCACCTCGCAGTTCGCCAACCACGTCCGGGCGGTCCTCGACCTCCCCCTCGGCGACCCGCGCCCCCGCGCCCCCTGGACGGTCATGTGCAACGTCCTCGGCGGCGACTACCCGGACATGTACCAGGGCTACCTGCACTGCATGGCGCGCGACCCGCAGCTCAAGATCCACATGTACGGCAAGGACGTGAAGCCCGGCCGCAAGGTCGGCCACGTCAACACCTACGGCGACGATCTGGCGGACGTGCGCGAACGCGCCCGGCACGCGGCCGACTACCTGCGAGGAACGATCACCGAATGA
- a CDS encoding VOC family protein has product MALAAVGAVVLDCPDPIALANFYAALIGGTVEQQEDWVDLKGGAGAPLAFQAAPGFVPPKWPSADASQQFHLDLTVDDLDAAEREVLALGATVLEADDRERTFRVYADPAGHPFCLCAC; this is encoded by the coding sequence ATGGCCCTGGCCGCAGTGGGTGCCGTCGTCCTGGACTGCCCCGACCCCATCGCCCTGGCGAACTTCTACGCGGCGCTGATCGGCGGCACGGTCGAGCAGCAGGAGGACTGGGTGGACCTCAAAGGAGGCGCGGGCGCCCCGCTCGCCTTCCAGGCCGCGCCCGGCTTCGTACCGCCGAAGTGGCCGAGCGCCGACGCCTCGCAGCAGTTCCACCTGGACCTGACCGTGGACGACCTGGACGCGGCGGAGCGGGAGGTGCTGGCGCTGGGCGCGACGGTGCTGGAGGCGGACGACCGGGAGCGCACCTTCCGGGTCTACGCGGACCCGGCGGGGCACCCGTTCTGCCTCTGCGCCTGTTGA
- the purE gene encoding 5-(carboxyamino)imidazole ribonucleotide mutase: protein MTSPASAAPVVGIVMGSDSDWPVMEAAAKALDEFGIPYEVDVVSAHRMPREMIAYGENAAGRGLKAIIAGAGGAAHLPGMLASVTPLPVIGVPVPLKYLDGMDSLMSIVQMPAGIPVATVSIAGARNAGLLAVRVLAAADPELQGRMTEFLGDLNDQATEKGKRLRQKAAGAESFGFGK, encoded by the coding sequence ATGACTTCCCCCGCCTCCGCCGCCCCGGTCGTCGGCATCGTCATGGGCTCGGACTCCGACTGGCCCGTCATGGAAGCGGCGGCCAAGGCCCTGGACGAGTTCGGCATCCCGTACGAGGTCGACGTCGTCTCCGCCCACCGCATGCCCCGCGAGATGATCGCGTACGGCGAGAACGCGGCGGGCCGCGGCCTCAAGGCGATCATCGCGGGCGCGGGCGGCGCCGCCCACCTGCCCGGCATGCTCGCCTCGGTCACCCCGCTGCCGGTCATCGGCGTGCCGGTCCCGCTGAAGTACCTGGACGGCATGGACAGCCTGATGTCCATCGTCCAGATGCCCGCCGGCATCCCCGTCGCCACGGTCTCCATCGCCGGGGCGCGCAACGCCGGTCTGCTGGCCGTCCGCGTCCTGGCCGCCGCCGACCCCGAGCTCCAGGGCCGGATGACGGAGTTCCTGGGCGACCTCAACGACCAGGCCACCGAGAAGGGCAAGCGGCTGCGCCAGAAGGCGGCGGGCGCGGAGTCCTTCGGCTTCGGAAAGTAG
- a CDS encoding DUF6879 family protein, translating to MTTSSKSLGAWLEDFEREAFRLETLDDYSKSGGVEAYEAFLAGEPQPESYRTAGWITTVENAVRSGKRIYRVHVLARPLTDYLRFELSWGYRRNMTVGEEFYILDTTVQENPIAEAPDFWMFDERTVGAMRYTQDGRYSGAEFLGSDQLPAYLTFRDKAMEHAVPFTEWWAKYGE from the coding sequence GTGACAACCTCATCTAAGTCCCTCGGGGCCTGGCTCGAAGACTTCGAGCGGGAAGCGTTCCGACTTGAGACTCTGGACGACTACAGCAAATCAGGCGGAGTGGAGGCATACGAAGCATTTCTGGCCGGAGAGCCGCAGCCGGAGAGTTACAGAACCGCCGGCTGGATCACTACGGTCGAAAACGCGGTCCGGTCGGGGAAGCGGATCTATCGCGTACATGTCCTCGCTCGCCCGCTGACGGACTACCTACGCTTCGAACTGTCCTGGGGATACCGCCGCAACATGACTGTCGGCGAGGAGTTCTACATCCTGGATACCACCGTCCAGGAAAACCCCATCGCTGAGGCACCAGATTTCTGGATGTTCGACGAGCGAACTGTCGGAGCGATGCGTTACACCCAGGACGGCAGGTACAGCGGCGCCGAGTTCCTCGGATCAGACCAACTGCCGGCTTACCTGACGTTCAGGGACAAGGCGATGGAGCACGCCGTCCCCTTCACCGAGTGGTGGGCGAAGTACGGCGAGTGA
- a CDS encoding dipeptidase: MTDRLDRSRELLAEYPVVDGHNDLPWALREQVDYDLAVRDIATDQSAHLHTDIPRLRAGGVGAQFWSVYVRSDLAGDAAVSATLEQIDVVAELLERYPADLRRALTADDMEAARAEGRIASLMGAEGGHSIANSLGTLRGLHALGVRYMTLTHNDNIAWADSATDEPGVGGLSPFGHEVVREMNRTGMLVDLSHVAATTMRDALATSEAPVMFSHSSSRAVCDHPRNIPDDVLAQLPANGGIAMATFVPKFVLPEAVAWTRAADENLRAHGLHHLDTTERAMKLHAAFEAATPRPVATVATIADHLDHMREVAGVDHIGIGGDYDGTAFLPQGLESVAGYPNLIAELLRRNWSAADLAKLTWQNAVRVLRAAEDVARDLRTRRGPSHATIEQLDAPAA; encoded by the coding sequence ATGACGGACCGACTGGACCGGTCCCGGGAACTCCTCGCCGAGTACCCGGTGGTCGACGGCCACAACGACCTGCCGTGGGCGCTGCGCGAGCAGGTCGACTACGACCTGGCCGTACGCGACATCGCCACCGACCAGTCGGCCCACCTGCACACCGACATCCCCCGGCTCCGCGCCGGGGGCGTCGGCGCCCAGTTCTGGTCCGTCTACGTGCGCTCCGACCTCGCGGGCGACGCCGCCGTCAGCGCGACGCTGGAACAGATCGACGTCGTCGCCGAGCTCCTGGAGCGCTACCCGGCCGATCTCCGGCGCGCCCTGACCGCCGACGACATGGAGGCCGCCCGCGCCGAGGGCCGGATCGCCTCCCTGATGGGCGCCGAGGGTGGCCACTCCATCGCGAATTCGCTGGGCACCCTGCGCGGGCTGCACGCGCTGGGCGTCCGCTACATGACGCTCACCCACAACGACAACATCGCCTGGGCGGACTCCGCGACGGACGAGCCCGGCGTGGGCGGCCTCTCGCCGTTCGGCCACGAGGTCGTCCGCGAGATGAACCGCACCGGCATGCTGGTCGATCTCTCGCACGTCGCGGCGACGACCATGCGCGACGCGCTCGCCACCTCCGAGGCGCCGGTGATGTTCTCGCACTCCTCGTCGCGCGCTGTCTGCGACCACCCGCGCAACATCCCCGACGACGTCCTCGCGCAGCTCCCGGCCAACGGCGGCATCGCCATGGCCACCTTCGTACCGAAGTTCGTCCTGCCGGAGGCCGTCGCCTGGACGCGGGCCGCCGACGAGAACCTGCGCGCGCACGGGCTGCACCACCTGGACACCACCGAGCGCGCGATGAAGCTGCACGCCGCGTTCGAGGCTGCGACCCCGCGCCCCGTCGCGACCGTGGCCACCATCGCCGACCACCTCGACCACATGCGCGAGGTCGCGGGCGTCGACCACATCGGCATCGGCGGCGACTACGACGGCACCGCGTTCCTCCCGCAGGGCCTGGAGAGCGTCGCCGGCTACCCGAACCTGATCGCGGAGCTGCTGCGCCGGAACTGGTCCGCCGCCGACCTGGCCAAGCTCACCTGGCAGAACGCCGTACGGGTGCTGCGCGCCGCCGAGGACGTGGCGCGGGACCTGCGCACCCGGCGCGGCCCGTCCCACGCCACGATCGAACAGCTGGACGCCCCGGCGGCCTGA
- a CDS encoding DNA alkylation repair protein — protein MTEATATDVLAELAALDDPKARAVNARHGDDHGVNLTKLRALAKRLGKRQELAVELWGTDDTAARLVALLVCRPKAYTQGELDRMLREARAPKVHDWLVGYVVKKSPHAEELRLAWTEDPDPVVASAGWALTADRVVKRPDGLDLSALLDVIEAGMQGAPDRLQWAMNTCLAQIGIEHPEHRARALDIGERLGVLKDYPTPKGCTSPYAPVWIGEMVRRKGEA, from the coding sequence ATGACGGAAGCAACCGCCACCGACGTCCTCGCCGAGCTCGCCGCGCTGGACGATCCCAAGGCCCGCGCCGTCAACGCGCGGCACGGGGACGACCACGGGGTGAACCTGACCAAGCTGCGCGCCCTCGCCAAGCGGCTGGGGAAGCGGCAGGAGCTGGCCGTCGAGCTGTGGGGGACCGACGACACCGCCGCGCGGCTCGTCGCGTTGCTGGTCTGCCGGCCGAAGGCGTACACGCAAGGCGAGCTGGACCGCATGCTGCGCGAGGCGCGGGCGCCCAAGGTGCACGACTGGCTCGTGGGCTACGTGGTGAAGAAGAGCCCCCACGCGGAGGAGCTGCGGCTCGCCTGGACGGAGGACCCCGATCCGGTCGTCGCGAGCGCCGGGTGGGCGCTGACCGCCGACCGGGTCGTGAAACGGCCCGACGGGCTGGACCTAAGCGCGCTGCTCGACGTCATCGAGGCGGGGATGCAGGGCGCCCCCGACCGCCTTCAGTGGGCGATGAACACCTGCCTCGCCCAGATCGGCATCGAGCACCCGGAGCACCGCGCCCGCGCGCTGGACATCGGCGAGCGGCTGGGTGTGCTGAAGGACTACCCGACGCCCAAGGGCTGCACGTCGCCGTACGCGCCGGTGTGGATCGGGGAGATGGTGCGGCGCAAGGGCGAGGCCTAG
- a CDS encoding acyl-CoA dehydrogenase family protein produces MAGSTDFDLYRPAEEHEMLRETVRALAEAKIAPFAAAVDEEARFPQEALDALTAADLHAVHVPEEYGGAGADALATVIVIEEVARACVSSSLIPAVNKLGSLPVVLSGSEALKKKYLGPLAKGDGMFSYCLSEPDAGSDAAGMKTRAVRDGDFWVLNGVKRWITNAGVSEYYTVMAVTDPEKRSKGISAFVVEKSDEGVSFGAPEKKLGIKGSPTREVYFDNVRIPADRMIGEEGTGFATAMKTLDHTRITIAAQALGVAQGALDYAKGYVQERKQFGKPIADFQGVQFMLADMAMKLEAARQLTYSAAAKSERVDADLTFFGAAAKCFASDVAMEVTTDAVQLLGGYGYTRDYPVERMMRDAKITQIYEGTNQVQRIVMARNLP; encoded by the coding sequence TTGGCGGGTTCGACCGATTTCGACCTGTACCGTCCGGCTGAGGAGCACGAGATGCTCCGTGAGACGGTGCGTGCGCTCGCCGAGGCGAAGATCGCCCCGTTCGCGGCCGCGGTCGACGAGGAGGCCCGCTTCCCGCAGGAGGCGCTGGACGCCCTCACCGCCGCCGATCTGCACGCGGTCCACGTACCGGAGGAGTACGGAGGCGCCGGCGCCGACGCGCTCGCCACGGTCATCGTGATCGAGGAGGTGGCCCGCGCCTGCGTGTCCTCCTCCCTGATCCCGGCCGTGAACAAGCTCGGCTCGCTCCCGGTCGTCCTGTCCGGCTCCGAGGCCCTGAAGAAGAAGTACCTGGGCCCGCTGGCCAAGGGCGACGGCATGTTCTCGTACTGCCTCTCCGAGCCGGACGCGGGCTCCGACGCGGCCGGCATGAAGACCCGCGCCGTGCGCGACGGCGACTTCTGGGTCCTCAACGGCGTGAAGCGCTGGATCACCAACGCGGGCGTCTCCGAGTACTACACGGTCATGGCCGTCACGGACCCGGAGAAGCGCTCCAAGGGCATCTCGGCCTTCGTCGTGGAGAAGTCCGACGAGGGCGTCTCCTTCGGCGCCCCCGAGAAGAAGCTCGGCATCAAGGGTTCCCCGACCCGCGAGGTCTACTTCGACAACGTCCGCATCCCCGCCGACCGCATGATCGGCGAGGAGGGCACCGGCTTCGCCACCGCGATGAAGACCCTGGACCACACCCGCATCACCATCGCGGCCCAGGCCCTCGGTGTCGCCCAGGGCGCGCTGGACTACGCCAAGGGTTACGTCCAGGAGCGCAAGCAGTTCGGCAAGCCGATCGCGGACTTCCAGGGCGTCCAGTTCATGCTCGCCGACATGGCCATGAAGCTGGAGGCCGCCCGCCAGCTGACGTACTCGGCCGCCGCCAAGTCCGAGCGCGTCGACGCCGACCTCACGTTCTTCGGCGCCGCCGCCAAGTGCTTCGCCTCCGACGTCGCCATGGAGGTCACCACGGACGCGGTCCAGCTCCTCGGCGGCTACGGCTACACGCGGGACTACCCGGTGGAGCGGATGATGCGCGACGCCAAGATCACCCAGATCTACGAGGGCACGAACCAGGTCCAGCGCATCGTGATGGCGCGCAACCTGCCGTAA
- a CDS encoding helix-turn-helix domain-containing protein: MRELRKSSGLEAKAVARGAAMSRSKLSKIENGNTAPSVTDVDCILTAMGVSDEVKAEYMVAAREAATEATAWRLIRRLGYSRKQQQVQALESQTTVLRLFQPSLVPGLLQTPEYVRAVFARRCLSEAQLERTIGARLARQSVLYSEGKTFRFIITESVLRWRIVPPLVLVGQLDRIISASRLPHVDIRVVESSAPQHDFPGHSFSIKDDRTVAIETIHAEMVVTDPRDIALYVSKFEGFSASACSGEGMRALVGRIRDDLLREQETT, encoded by the coding sequence CTGCGGGAACTGCGGAAGTCTTCCGGACTCGAAGCCAAAGCGGTTGCCCGCGGCGCTGCCATGTCCCGGTCCAAGCTGTCGAAGATCGAGAACGGGAACACGGCGCCGAGCGTCACCGACGTCGACTGCATCCTCACCGCCATGGGCGTATCGGATGAAGTGAAGGCCGAGTACATGGTCGCGGCCAGGGAAGCAGCGACAGAAGCCACGGCCTGGCGGCTGATCCGGCGGCTGGGCTACAGCCGCAAACAGCAACAGGTTCAGGCACTCGAATCACAGACCACCGTGCTGCGCCTCTTTCAGCCCTCCCTCGTCCCTGGCCTGCTCCAGACGCCCGAGTACGTGCGGGCGGTCTTCGCTCGGCGGTGCTTGAGCGAAGCACAGCTGGAACGAACGATCGGCGCAAGACTGGCACGGCAGAGTGTCCTGTACTCGGAAGGAAAGACGTTCCGTTTCATCATCACGGAGTCGGTTCTCCGATGGCGGATCGTTCCGCCTCTGGTACTCGTCGGGCAGCTCGACCGGATCATTTCAGCATCTCGGCTGCCCCATGTGGATATCAGAGTCGTCGAGTCATCTGCCCCGCAGCATGATTTCCCGGGGCACTCGTTCTCGATCAAGGATGACCGCACTGTCGCCATCGAAACGATCCACGCGGAAATGGTGGTGACCGACCCCAGGGACATCGCCCTGTACGTGTCCAAGTTCGAGGGTTTCAGCGCGTCCGCCTGTTCCGGTGAAGGAATGCGTGCGCTGGTGGGACGCATCCGGGACGACCTTTTGCGCGAACAGGAAACCACCTAG
- a CDS encoding serine/threonine-protein kinase, with product MDVTDVFEPLQANDPAEVAGYRLAARLGAGGMGRVYLSYAEDGRAVAIKVVRPELADDPDFRGRFGREIRAARRVRGACTAELIDADAEGTPPWLATLYVPGPSLTQAVARQGPLPVSALLWLMAGMAEALRAIHAEGIVHRDLKPSNVLLASDGPRVIDFGIALAADATSYTTTGHPIGTPAYMAPEQASGEGATAASDVFALAQTAAFAALGKPLYGDGPGVYVLYRIIHDQPDLTLLPEPLRPLFARCLAADPAERPAPAEIVEWCRQRLGEEADADGAPAVWREISGPEVTVPAPVPEPTPVRTDPWAGPPPVPVDRGARRRRVALVSAVGVVSALLVLGLAWQAMGPMGGGEHRAGAEASESATRSSGARKTTTESAGSPSAGKVTEERTAPSTSPTPREPQAEPYALVTVDAKHSLNLADPRKELGGDKGDIRFSCESVGCELKSDTSVFMPMDDKPGTTLDECRLFLPHSKIHNLPLAASANGSEICVMNASGDIALFVIATKSTAIPELAFLQGDLTVWRDAV from the coding sequence ATGGACGTGACGGATGTCTTCGAGCCGCTTCAGGCGAACGACCCGGCCGAGGTGGCCGGCTACCGGCTCGCCGCCCGGCTCGGCGCGGGCGGCATGGGCCGGGTCTACCTCTCGTACGCCGAGGACGGCCGGGCCGTGGCGATCAAGGTCGTACGCCCCGAGCTGGCGGACGACCCGGACTTCAGGGGGCGGTTCGGCCGGGAGATCCGGGCGGCCCGGCGGGTGCGCGGCGCCTGCACGGCCGAGCTGATCGACGCCGACGCGGAGGGCACGCCGCCCTGGCTGGCCACGCTGTACGTGCCCGGCCCCTCGCTCACCCAGGCCGTGGCGCGGCAGGGCCCGCTGCCGGTGTCCGCCCTGCTGTGGCTGATGGCGGGCATGGCCGAGGCGCTCCGGGCCATCCACGCCGAGGGCATCGTGCACCGCGACCTCAAGCCGTCCAACGTGCTGCTGGCCTCCGACGGGCCGCGCGTGATCGACTTCGGCATCGCGCTGGCCGCCGACGCGACCTCGTACACCACGACGGGCCACCCGATCGGCACCCCCGCGTACATGGCCCCCGAGCAGGCGTCCGGGGAGGGGGCCACCGCGGCGAGCGATGTCTTCGCCCTGGCCCAGACGGCGGCGTTCGCGGCGCTGGGCAAGCCGCTCTACGGTGACGGCCCGGGCGTCTACGTGCTGTACCGGATCATCCATGACCAGCCCGACCTGACCCTGCTGCCCGAGCCCCTGCGCCCACTGTTCGCCCGCTGCCTGGCCGCCGACCCGGCCGAGCGGCCCGCCCCGGCGGAGATCGTGGAGTGGTGCCGGCAGCGGCTGGGCGAGGAGGCCGACGCGGACGGTGCCCCCGCCGTGTGGCGGGAGATCAGCGGTCCGGAGGTCACGGTTCCGGCCCCGGTGCCGGAGCCCACCCCGGTGCGGACGGACCCCTGGGCCGGGCCGCCGCCGGTACCGGTCGATCGCGGGGCGCGCAGGCGGCGCGTCGCGCTGGTGTCGGCCGTCGGCGTGGTGAGCGCGCTGCTGGTCCTCGGCCTGGCCTGGCAGGCGATGGGGCCCATGGGCGGGGGCGAGCACCGGGCCGGCGCGGAGGCGTCGGAGTCGGCCACCCGGTCGTCGGGGGCGAGGAAGACCACGACGGAATCGGCGGGCTCCCCTTCGGCGGGCAAGGTCACCGAAGAGCGGACCGCACCGAGCACGTCGCCCACGCCGAGGGAGCCGCAGGCCGAGCCGTACGCCCTGGTCACGGTGGACGCGAAGCACTCACTGAACCTCGCGGATCCGCGCAAGGAGCTGGGCGGCGACAAGGGCGACATCCGCTTCAGCTGCGAGTCGGTCGGGTGCGAGCTGAAGAGCGATACGAGCGTCTTCATGCCCATGGACGACAAGCCGGGCACCACGCTCGACGAGTGCCGCCTGTTCCTCCCGCACAGCAAGATCCATAACCTCCCGCTGGCGGCCTCGGCGAACGGGAGCGAGATCTGCGTCATGAACGCCTCGGGGGACATCGCGCTGTTCGTGATCGCGACGAAGTCGACCGCGATACCCGAACTCGCTTTCCTCCAGGGTGACCTGACGGTCTGGCGGGACGCGGTCTAG